A segment of the Geoglobus ahangari genome:
AGAACGTCACATTTGTGGACGTCGACGATGTGGAAAGGCTGAAAAACGACCTTTCAAAGAAGTTCGATCTGAAAGAGGGCAGGCTCTACTACTCGTCAATAGCCTGTGCCTCCAACTTCTGCGGGAGGACGAGCGAACCGCACGCAAAGGAGCTGCTTGAGAGGCTTGTGGAGGTGTGCGAGAGGAAGGGGGTGAAGGATCTGAGAATACACATATCCGGATGCAGGAACGCGTGCGGCTGCCACCACGTTGGAGAGATAGGACTGGTCGGCAGGCCTGTCAGAACAAAAAACGGGGTGGTTCAGGGTTATGACCTGCTTGCCGGTGGAGATTTCGCCAGTCTCAGGATGGCGAAGGTCGTGAAGGAGGGTCTGCACGGGGATGAGCTCGTGAGGGAGTTTGAAAGGCTGCTGGAGGAGATGAGAAATGGAGCTTAAGCTCAAGCAGGTTGGGGAGAACACGTACGAGCTGGATGTCAGGGGAAACACGTGCCCGTTCCCCCAGATATTCACCGAACTCGCGCTGAAGAAGGTTGGGGATGCTGTCCTTGAGGTGATAACCGACAATCCACCGTCGGCAAGGGATCTTCCGCTTGTCCTGAAAAAGAAGGGGTATCAGGTGGAAACAGCCAAGGAGGGTGACCACTGGAGGATCAGGATATGGAAGTGATCAACACCGATCTGGCAGTAATAGGCGGCGGCACGGCAGGGTGCATGGCAAGCTACGAGGCAAGAAAGCTCGGTCTTGAGACGGTGATCATAGATAAGGCGAGACTGAGGAGGAGCGGGTGCCTTGCCCCGGGCGTCAATGCCATCTACTCCTATCTGCACGAGGGAGATGATCCCGAGGACTACTACGAGTTCGTGAAGTTTCAGGGGATGGGCCTTGCGAGGAAAGACCTCGCCCTGACCCTTATCAGGGAAACGCGGTATGCGGTCAGCGTACTCGAGGACTATGGTTTACCCGTTCTCCACGAGAGGCAGGGCAGGTTCGGGATGAGGATCTACGGGGAGCACATAAAGCCAATACTCGCGGACATTGCAGTCGAGTCGGCGGAGAACATAATCGAGAGGGTATACGCGCTGGAGCTTGCGGTTGAAGGTAACGAGGTGCACGGAGTTTATGTTTTCGACCTGAGAAGCGAGGAGGTGTTTTTCGTAAGGGCAAAGGCCGTGCTCATAGCAACCGGAGGAGCGAGCGGGCTTTACAGGGCTTACACCGTCCCATGGTACCCTCCCTCAAACGCCGGCACCGGGTACTCGCTGGCAATAAGGGCTGGGGCTGAGATGGAGGGGCTCGAGTTCAGGTTCATCCCACCTCGAATCAAGGACGTGAACAGCCCCATAGGGGTCACCGCCGTGGGGTTCAAAGCACCGCTGAAGAACTCCGAGGGCGAGGAGTTCATGAAGACGAGATACGAGGAGTTTGGAGGTGAGACCGCTCCGATAGCCATCAGAGCATACGCTCCGTCGAGGGAGTATCTGGAGGGCAGGTTCCCCGTTTACATAGACACACGGGGTCTGAACGATGAGCAGAAGGAGAAGCTGATAAAGCTGTATCTCAACGCATGGCCGATGTTTTACCTGTTCGTTGTCGCGAGGGGGCTGGATTTCTCAAGGGATATGCTCGAGGTCATGCCCTGCGAGCCCTACATATCCGGCTCCCACACCGTTGCCGGCATATGGGTTGATGAAGGCAGGATGACCTCTCTCAGCTACCTCTATGCCGCGGGAGATGCTGCTGGAGGCGTGCCGCTGAAGCATGTGGGCGGAGCTCTCGCTGAAGGAATTATAGCCGCGAGGAGCGCAGGCAGGGTATCGAGGGCCAACGACTTCAGACCCCAGGAGA
Coding sequences within it:
- a CDS encoding sulfurtransferase TusA family protein; translated protein: MELKLKQVGENTYELDVRGNTCPFPQIFTELALKKVGDAVLEVITDNPPSARDLPLVLKKKGYQVETAKEGDHWRIRIWK
- a CDS encoding FAD-binding protein; translated protein: MEVINTDLAVIGGGTAGCMASYEARKLGLETVIIDKARLRRSGCLAPGVNAIYSYLHEGDDPEDYYEFVKFQGMGLARKDLALTLIRETRYAVSVLEDYGLPVLHERQGRFGMRIYGEHIKPILADIAVESAENIIERVYALELAVEGNEVHGVYVFDLRSEEVFFVRAKAVLIATGGASGLYRAYTVPWYPPSNAGTGYSLAIRAGAEMEGLEFRFIPPRIKDVNSPIGVTAVGFKAPLKNSEGEEFMKTRYEEFGGETAPIAIRAYAPSREYLEGRFPVYIDTRGLNDEQKEKLIKLYLNAWPMFYLFVVARGLDFSRDMLEVMPCEPYISGSHTVAGIWVDEGRMTSLSYLYAAGDAAGGVPLKHVGGALAEGIIAARSAGRVSRANDFRPQEINVEFGDYSWKDAEERMQFVLDHYAGGISRYYIYNEASARAALREIEHLLGLDIGGEAVRVFETRDRLVVARAMLHHMIERRETKMPPFQMRSDYPELSSSNYMLVSKYDGQGFAFRRDYV